The genomic segment CGTAGCACATTCCGAAACACATCTTCGTTTATCGGTGTAATCTGCTGGTAGCGGTTGTGCTGCGGCACCGACTTTACGTCCATGGCAACATAGTCCACCAACCCATCGTTTATAAGCGACTCCAGTAGCGCTGGGTTGGTGCCGTTGGTATCGAGCTTTACGGGGAACCCCAGCTGCTTGATCTCCACAATAAATTGCCGAAGACCTGCGTGCATTGTCGGTTCGCCGCCGGTTACGACTACACCATCTAGCCAGCTTTTACGGCTGGCTAGGTAGCTCATTACCTCGGTGTAGGCGATGCGTTGTGCTTGCCTAATCAGCTTAGGTATTACCAGCGAGGGGTTGTGGCAGTAGCCACATCGGAAGTTGCAGCCTTGGGTAAAAACTACCGCGGTGAGCTTCCCTTCCCAGTCTATCAGGCTCTCCTTTTGTAGCCCTCCAATTCTGATGGCCTCCATGCTAGCTCGCTGTGGTGGTTTCAAAAAGCTTTCTGTCGGCAAACTCCTGCTGCTTGCCCAGGTTCCACTCGCTTACAGGGCGCATGTAGCCCACAATTCGGCTGTACACCTCGCTCTTGCTTCCGCATGTGGGGCACTCGAAATGCTCGCCTTGGAGGTAGCCATGCGAGGGGCAGATGCTAAAGGTGGGAGAGATGGTGATGTAGGGCAGCCGGTAGCCGCTGGTGATTTTCCTTACCAGATTTTTGGCCGCTGCAGCCGTCATACCGCTATCTCCGGTAAATAGGTGCAGTACGGTACCGCCGGTGTACAGCGTTTGCAGCTCGTCCTGATGGTTAAGCACCTCGAACATATCCGAGCTGTAGCCTACAGGCAGCTGGGTAGAGTTGGTATAGTAGGGTTCTGCGCCTTGCTGCTGCTGCTTATGGTTGGCCACCAGTATTTCGGGATGCAGGTTGACGTCCATCTTGGCGAAACGGTAGGCGGTACTCTCGGCAGGGGTTGCCTCTAGGTTGTAGATGCTGCCTGTTTGCTCCTGAAACTGCTCTAGCATGAGCCTCATAAAGTGCATTACCTGCTTGGAGAAGGCTAGCCCATCGGGATGCGCAATCCCTTTTCCGAGGAAGTTCAGGCAGCATTCGTTCATCCCGTTGATGCCGATGGTGGAGAAGTGGTTGCTCCAGTAGCAGCCAAACCGTTGGTGTATGTGGCGCAGGTAGTACTTCGAGTAGGGGTAAAGCCCATTCTCGGTATGGCGTTCAATCACCTTTCTCTTTATTTCGAGGCTCTCCTTGGCCAAGGTCATGTAGTACTCTAGGCGGTCGAAAAACTCCTCCTCGGTTTTCGACTCGTAGCCGATGCGCGGAAGGTTTAGC from the Alistipes sp. ZOR0009 genome contains:
- a CDS encoding anaerobic ribonucleoside-triphosphate reductase activating protein, with product MEAIRIGGLQKESLIDWEGKLTAVVFTQGCNFRCGYCHNPSLVIPKLIRQAQRIAYTEVMSYLASRKSWLDGVVVTGGEPTMHAGLRQFIVEIKQLGFPVKLDTNGTNPALLESLINDGLVDYVAMDVKSVPQHNRYQQITPINEDVFRNVLRSITVLKQNRVPYEFRTTQIPKLHSEEDMAEIKAFLEGKAPYKIQHFREADVVANYAAS